The following DNA comes from Pelodiscus sinensis isolate JC-2024 unplaced genomic scaffold, ASM4963464v1 ctg47, whole genome shotgun sequence.
CTATGGAAAGCAGCAGAGCAGAAAGGATCACCAGGAAGTTCAGGAAGGCTGTTCACCAATGGTTTAATCAAAAGCGACAGCTGAAACCTCACCCATGTGACAGGAGTGCCAAGCCCTGGCCTTTTAGgcatctcaagaaagatcttaAAGAGACACTCCAggtaaaaagaaaacaacatGGCAGCAAATCCAAGGCAGAGCTAAACCACAGATTcaattggggggcggggggggccggaaGCGGGGAGGCGCGCGGGAGTGGGAGGTTCGTTTTAATTTGCTAGCCATGGTCTGAGCCCAATACATAGGATTTTAACAATCCTCCTGCAGGACTATAACAAAGCCCAAGGACAGACCCTCTCTCAAGTGGTATTCTACATAGAGAGGAGTTCCACAGTGTTGTCATGAATCTAGCAACTACAGAGGGAGCAATTTTTACATCTGGGGGCAACAAGCTTGCATCTACAAGGCCATGACCAGGTGTGTGCAACTGCAGTTTGGTGAGGTGTGCTGCACTCTGTTTGAATGGGCCATGATTAAGTCGATTTTAAGCTCTGTTCTTATGCCACAGAAAGGACAGTAACTGAATCACTGATCTGAAGGCTACCATGTTAGAGCGTAGAACAAAATCTCACCAGGCAAGAGAAGGGGTTTTCTAATCATTTTTAATTAGACTTTAATGATTTATTGCTCATCTGCAAGGATTAATATTGCATTCATTAAAAATCATTCATATACAAAATAAACCTTTCCCACCCGGATTGGTGCTAACATGCTCCCTCTGACAGAACCAAGGCTTCTCTAGGCATAAGACCAATTGTTCCGTTGTGTCCTTTAGTTACATGGCTTATACCGAGATGGAGCCCTTAAGCTAAGATTTCTCGTGACACTAACACTCAGACAAACGGAACAGAGGGCCATCATGACGGAGAACATTTAGGAGAACATGTACTCTGTTTGGCTGAGTGGGAgaccccagcctgctctgggaTACTAGAACTTCTGTGCGCGCAGGAAGTGCAAAGGGAGTCATGGCATGGAGCAAACCCCCTGGACTGGAGCAATGATGGAGAGGGAGCAACTCTATGCTCCTGGCCATGTCCTCTTCCCTGAGCAAGAGGAAAGGGGAGCAGGGCCCCCAAAGGATCCTGGCTCACCACTCCAAACCCAGCTGCATCTGGCTGGAAATtcaggtgatggggggggggcgaggggagaagaggagtgggatgcactggtGGACTTGGTAATGTCATTGGGAACCAGACCTGGTAGCCCAATGCAGCAGCGAGTCAATCAGAAACTAAGAGTTTACCCAGGAGAGGAGGGCAAGAAAGATTAATCAGCTGGGCAAGGCTGTCAAGAAGAGTCTGGAGGATGAAATCTTAACCCTATCAGCAAGGAGCTGTTCACTTCCagagagggaagcagccaggatCACCAAGAAACAAATACAGGTGGGTTCCTCAGGGGCGGTGCTGGGAATGAATCTTTGTACTTGGGTGAGGGTGGCACGAGAGCATAGGCTTGGTCAAGAGGGTTTGCTatgcctggctgcagcagctcaatTGTCGTTGTACCTGCACATTCATGCAGGGCTTTGAAATGCTTGACTGACGCCGTCCACTCAGCAGAAATACCCTCAGGGACTGGAGCTGGGCTGTTCGGCCACTGCAGCTCGAACTCCTTCCCTTTACCTGCCGTCGAGCAATGAACTGGAATCTGGATTTTTGTGCTGTGACCCTTGTTGAATTAAGCCTGGAAGAGGCTGAAAGCCATGGGGCATTCGCACCTTCCATAGTGGGACCATAACAAGGTGAACCAGATGAAATAAGACAACCTGCCAACTTCTGGGCTGGGGGACAAAGAGGTGATTGATCAAAGCAGCTTCATGCTTTAGAGGagagctgtcagctggccaggcATTCCCCCTCCCAGTGGAGTTCAGTGGTTTACAGAGCCGTCCCGACTGGAGAATTTTGATTTCAACATGAGCACTTGCTGGTGGAGCTCATGGAAGAGCAGTTACATCATCACTCTGCATGTTAAGGGCCAGGTGTGTTCCACACACTTGTGCTCAATGCCTGGGGGAGTTCACGGGACTCAGCTCACATTGGTGGCTCATGGCCGGACAGGCTGCGGCGTACTCTCAGCTGCCTGACTAGTCCTCGGTGTGCCCACTCGGAAACGCTTGCTCCCTTAAAATAACGGGCTGGAACGGAAAAGAAGAGAGAATGGTCTGAAGTGAAATAAGGTGTGGCCAAAGCCTGGCAAAGAGGAGGCGTCCGATGGGTAGGCGATCCCTTTTCAAACTCAGATCAGCACCTTAAAATAGACTAGTTAAACCCGACCGGGGCTTATCCTTACCAGGCACCAAACCACCTTCACATAGGCAACCTGGGCTGGGGTTACACACCTGTACCCCAGCTGGCCACTAGGTGCCACTCTGCTCCAATGCAGGGACAGGAGCATTGATCTAGCAGCTAAAAACTGGGCTCGTTAAGGCAATTTAGAAGTTGCAgatagttcgggggggggggggggggggggggggagagaacaacACACAGAGTACCTCTCTCAGTGTTTGCAGCGATCCCAACTAAAACTAAGGTGCACTGGAAAGGTAAAAACCATTGTGGGAATGAATTGCCCTTCCAACTCAGGAAAGGAAACTCCTCCCATTACTGAAAGCCTGACACCACACAGGCAGGCGTCAGCCATCAAGCAGGAAGCAAATCCCACCGTGTCTGCCAAGATCAGACCTACAGAGAGACGCGATCACTTGAAAGTGTAAGACAAAGAAGTGACATTAAAATCAGACtgctaaaagaaaaacaaaaacggttttttttccaaaagaaaagagtaaaacaaaataaaatgatctttaaaaataatttctctaAAGTTGTCTTGTGTGGTCCCGTCCTTCATGGCTGTGGTCCATCAGTATCTGAAACACAAGGAGAAGAGACCCGAGTCAGGCTACAGGTACGACACTAGAATCCACGCTGTCAGTGGGACAACTGGCACCTTCGGAGAGCAGCCAGCGGCCAGCGCAATTCTTTCCCAAGCCTGACAAACACCAGCTCTACCACCAGCCTGGGTGCCTCTCATCCCACCCAGAGCTGGCTAAGCAAACAGCTGGTCTGCGTCCAGCCACGTTGACAGTATTACCCTGCCCCAGCAAGCAGCAAGGTATCTACACCCCCACAGGGCACTGCGATCAGAGGCACAACCCATGCTGCTCCCCCGGGAAGAGACAGCCCTCTCACACGGCTATTACCTGTAATAGTTGGGTTTGAAAGGCCCGTTCTTGTTGAGTCCCAGGTATTTTGCTTGATCATCTGTTAGCTCTGTCAGATGGGCATCAAAGGAAGGCAGGTGCAAGCTGGCAACATATTCATCTGGGAAGAGCAAAGATGAAGTCAGGGGGATTGAGTGTCATGGCCCTGCCCACGGTGGCACATTTAACAGAACCAACGCACAGGTGGCAGCTATTAAGTGACATCAGAATGTGGTACTGGATGCCCCAGCTACTACAGAGATGGGCAAGGGCTAAGTCCTAGAGGGAACAGCTGATCCCTGCAGAGTCAATGTGTCCTGCACTGCCTGAAAAGGCCTCTGGCGTCGACGGCTCTTCCTCGGCTACTTGGCACTGCTGGAGCAAGATGGGAAGGGCTCGGCCACTCCCCCAGAATCCTGACGGGTGGCATGAGTCTGGGCTCTACCCCGACCCCCGCGGGCTGTTGGGGAGCATCTCCCTCGCCGGTGGCTTTGCCTCCTGTGCTGGGGATTGCGAGGGGGAACGATGCTGGCCAGACAAGGGCACCAGAGTGCTCGGTGCAGCGCTTGGGCCAGAGTCTGACCTGGTCgccagggcaggagcagactCCATTAGCAGGGCCTTGAGGCCAGTGTCTTTTTCTTTATAGTGCAAGGCTTAACGACGTGCAATACAGCACTTGTGGCTAACATGCACCTCGCCCAACCCCCTCAGGTACCTGCTATGCGGGGCGCTTGCATTCTGAACATGGTTTAAAACCTGGGGATTGGGCCATGCCCTGACCTTAGGCTAAGCCCCACCCTCACATGAATTAACACTACTGAGAACTAGCTACACCAGGACACCGCCTGCTCAACAAAAAaagcagctgcctggagcacagcaGTTCGGAGACACTGGTGCACTGGTAGAgaactgagggtgggggggagcacacaGAACCCCTTACACTGTGCCAGGGAGCTCCCCACTCCAGGGGCGGCTTCCCTGGGGTACTGCTGAGGGGAACCTTCTGGCACCGTTGCATGTGGTAAGCACACCCCTCCTCGCCACTGTGGAACGGACTTGCGCAAGCTTGAACTGCACGTTCAGGAGGTGACTCGTTCATTCTGTGCTGCCCAGAGCAGCTGGCTCACTCCCACCACTGGCGTGAATGGACACCAAAGGCAGCCTGACCCTGGCTTCTCCTACATTTTACTGTTACGAGTCTCAGCCTCAATAGTAAAAGCATCTTGCTGATCCTCCAAGTCAGAAGAGCAAAGCTGTGCttctgcttcattagcatcagCCAGGGACTCTCGCTCCAAGCCCTGCTAGGCAAGACACATGGTCACTGGCACTTGGGTGTCAGGATAAGGTTTGAGAGCTAAAGGCAGCACATCAGTTACACGACCCAGCCAACAGTGCATACACATCACCCCAAACTTCCTGCCTGCTACAATCCCCTCTGAATAATCACACCGCAGGTTGGCTTCAGTTTCTCCTAGGAGCAAGAAAAGGAGGGCCAGAGAGCTCCGCTGAGTCTGGGGAGATTGTCGCTTCTCTAACAGCTTTGCTGGGCCCTGGCTGGATCCCACACAGCCCTGTTGGTTGGAGACCCCTTCAACTAGGGGCTCCAGAGCTTCCTTTACTCACCCATCTTTTTAGGCAGCAGGTACACATCTTGCTTGTATCGTCCCTCGGGAGCATTGTAGAGCTCAATCAGGGCTAGAGCCTGTGGAGACCAGGAAGGGTAAATCAGGCACCAGAGCAGAACtcagcagtgtggggggcagggagaagcctgCCAGAGGCCAGACCATGGTATGCATGTGGAGATTGACACTGATGGCAATTAACACACCAGAACAGCCCACCTGCAATGCAAGACAATGGGTCCTGGGTCTCCTCACTGATAAAACCCATTACAAGAAATGTTTCCATTCTGAAGATAACCTTGCCTCCTGGTCATGCGACTCAAATACCATAGGACCCTGGCACTAGAGAGCCACAGAGAATCTGACCAGCATCTTTTCAGTGCTCCAGCTGGATGTGAGGGCAAAACATAACCCTTGGACACACAGAAAAGCCAATCAAAGATAAAATCATCTTCTGTGAAAATCTACAGTGGTCCTCAGTCACAGGCAAGGGAATTTGTGTTTAACAGACATTCATTTTAACCTGGCAGTGTCCTCTCTCAAGAGAAATGGCCAGCTCTCCCTTGATGTAACTTGgtggagcagcagctggtccaAAGTGCTGATACTGTAACACGTTCCAATTGGCATGAAAATAACTCCCTGTCAAGGGAAACAATCCCCAGAAACTCCCTTCCGCAATGCCCAGAGCTAGAGAGTTCAGTTTAGAACAAGTTTAAGGGCCTTCCAGCTCCAGATTTCCCAGTGTATCATACTTCCTGCATCTCTCTCAGATTATAGCAAGGACAGCCTTGACTTTGCATGGCACAGAGCAGAACTCGTAGCCAGTGCTGAACACAATTTGCAGCGCAGCGCTGTATTTCTTTACAATGCTGTTTCCAGAGACAGCCACCGGCCAAGAAATGTGAAGGGCGGTGAGGACAGCTCTCCATGTGAGGTAACATTGTTACCGAGGAGGGTTTAAATCATTTTGATCTTCGAGCCAAAACAGAGTAGAGAATTTTTTTATCCCAAGAGAAGTTGCTCCAAAGCTGTACACTGCAAACTCACGCGGCTGAAATCCTGAGCTACAGAAAGCATCTCCTGCTGCTCAATGGTGACGTCCAACCTCCCCTCAAAGTACAGTGCGAGGCAAGACAGGCGAGCCTTGAGCCGAGGACTGAACGGCTCCAGTCACATACCTGAGTGGTGGCTGTGATGGACAGAACAAAGGTGGGAACTGTTGAGCAGCTCAGATTGAGAAGACGACCCTACAATGGCAACAGAAAGACACTGAACTCATGACACCGGTGGCAGCTTACGTGTTCGGAAAACGGGGTGAATTTTGTCCCTCCCAATGCTTCAGATTCACCCATTTAGTCAGGTTACTAGTTGGAGCCAAACCAGCCTCAATACTTCCCACCCTCAGGGGTCCACACACCATCTCCAGTCTCACTgcctgggccgggccaggcccgGCTATTTGAGAAGGCGCAGTGCCCCGCTTCCCACGAGTTCCTGTCCTCAGCTAAAGGACAGACATGCAGTGTGGCCCTGACAAAGGGAGagaccctcccccactgcagggcCGGTGGTGTGCCCAGGGAGGCGGGCGTGAGAAGCTGGAAAGGAAGGAGACATGCAGTGTTTTGTAGACACTGGGTCCTTCCCAGCCAAGACAGCAATTGGTCTGGCTAgcatgcagggcaggggaaaggcagCTGGTAACTGGTGCTGAGAGCAGGGGTTAGAATTGGTTCCTTAGCCCCCCTGAGACAGTCCAACCAAGAAACCAGACTCCAGGAACTTCATGGTACAGGGTCCCCCCGGCTTCCCAGCCCAACAGGGTGCTCTGTAGTTATGCTCTGGAGCTATCTCCCAACTCACACCAATGCCCACAGTATCTCCTGGgatagcaacagccccaggagcccctgcagcaaggaggtgcTTAGCACAGATGCTCTTCTGCAGCCTGACTTCAAACCGTACCTCAGCCAGCAGGACCACCCGCTTGCCATCTGGCCAGATAACATGGTCCACCTGTGAGCGGACGCGCTCCCAGGTCAGCTCTGGGGTGCGGAGACTGGTCTGTGGGAGACACACATGCAGGAGTCATTTACCTGTGACCCAAGGGGCCCAGTGGAAAGCAACTGGTAGCAGCCTGAGGCTACAGGACCCAGGGCCTCACTGCTGCAAAGGCTGATGGGACATGTAAGCAGCAGAATCTCACCACATCGATTTCCGTGTTGGAATGGCCCATGTTACACACAATGCAGCTGTTCTTCATTCGGTCCAAGTGCTCCCTGGTCACCACGTTCTTGTTTCCTACCGAGAGAGGGGACGTGACTAGAAACCCAAACAACTAACTCGTGCCTACCGATCCCTCTCTTCACCCTGGCGGGCACTGAAGATTTCTGCCCAAAGCCTGGCACAAGGTTCAGTCTCCGCCAGACCGCCGCTGGCTGGTGCACTCAGCCCACATTCACTAGGGCACAGCTGGCTGGAGGGCTTGGCAACAGAGGAGCTATGCTTCTTGTTGATCAGAAGGCCACGGCTGTGGCACTCCAAAGTGAGCTCCCATAAGTGGCTGTGAGGTCACCCAGTAGCAAAAAGAACccaaaagggcaagaaaaatgtgCACTCCTGAGTCACAATCTCCCCCTTCCCGTGGAGACCGACTCCCCTTGACCCACCGAGGCCGGCAGGTGGAGCTCACATTTTGACACCGACACAGCAGTGGATTTGATTTTCCCTCAGCTGCCTTCCAGCTTGGCTCCCCTCGCAGGCTAGGAACTGCTCTAGCTCCCCACAGAGAGCAGGGACTTGAGGGAGCCCAAGGTCACAAGTTGTATGGCTCAGGTTGCCTGGGTAACATGGCGACTGAGGGGTCCAAGCACAGGAATCAGTACCTGCTCCATGCACAGGCACAGGCCCAGGCCCATCACCTGCTCTCTGACGAACGTGGAGCAGGGAAACCCTAGAGTCCTGCCCCAAGTacaggagcccaggatcagttccAGGGAGCCTGAAGCAAGCCTCAGCcacagtcccctcccacaccatcACTGTACCTGTGCAAGTTATGACCACATCCACCTGGCGGACCACTTCGTTGAGTTTCACCACTCGGAAGCCGTCCATGCTGGCAAAGGGAAAAGGGGGCATGAGAAGATGAACCGGAGCAGCCCCGCCTGCCTACCACAGCATGGCCTGGAGAGGGGAAGCCAGGCAGGATGCAGCCGGCTATTCTGACCAAACAATGGCTGAGTAGCaggctccccacccgcagcccgaGTGCAGCACGTACACGATAGGCAGTGTGGGTAGGAGCCTGTAGGAAAGCACCTGGCTATGGATCCCAGCAACAGAAAGCAACCTAGAGGCCGGCACCCAATGGAGCATGGAGCCCTGCACCATTCTTTTAAGGCTCCTAGGGTCTCCAAATCCTGCTGGCTCTCTTGGGCCACAGATCcaggagcccagtggcagcacaAGTGAGGGAAAGTCGCTGAGAGACGTGTGTATGAGACTCGGCGTGGGcccgggcagggctgagggctgagaCGTGAAGCTCAACGGGCAGGAGCCCTCGCGAGGAGCAGGGGCTCCCTCAGCAGTGTTGAACACTTCAGCTCTTACCAGGCTTGGAGAGCACAGATGGGGTCAATCTCAGTGATGTTGACTATGGCTCCGAGGGCTTTCAGAGCTGCACAGCACCCCTTTCCAACCTGCAACACAGAGACGAGCCTCCAGACATGGCTCCAGCGGGACCCCACAGACAAGCCGTGCCAAAGGACCCGCACCCGTCTGCTTACACAGGGAGCGAGGTCACTGCACACGTCTGCAACGCCAAGGCTCAGGTCCAACTAACTCCAGGGCAGAAGCATCCGTATCAGCTCTACAACATACATGGCAACAGGCACttggcccctcccagcccagctcttCCTCCCAGAAGGGTCATTCCAAGATCAGCAGCTGGCCTTCGTGGCCTGCGCCTAACATCCAGCAGGTCCAAGGCTCTGAAGTGACTGCATTCAGCCATGGAAGCCAGCGAGCAGAGATCACAGCTAACTGCTTTTAAACCAAGGAAATGGAGACCTGGGCCTGGACTAACTTCCACATGCACTTTAAGGAGAACAAGGGTGTGCAACAGCTTTGTCACAGACCCCATATCTTTATTTAGCACAGATGGGGTAGTCAGTGTGGCTCTACAGTTCAGCCTCAGGCATCTCATATTTAGTATGGCAAAGCAGCCCAGTTGGGACTACggatcccagcatgcaatgctgtAGCTTGCTCGGAGCAGACAGGCGAACCCTTGGAGCCCTTGGCAGATTGCCAACACAGCCTTTTGGTTGGGCAAAGTTTTGGTTCCTTCAGTGTATAAACAAATTAGTACGCATGTTCCTGGGGAGAAGAGCATTTACTGCTACCGCCAGGGTCTCAACTGTACTGGACACAGCTGGTAAGGTAAACACACACAGACAGCCTGCAAACGGGGGAAGGGGTCAGGTCCCTGATTTGTGCTGTCTCTTTTAGGTTTTACAATCAAGATAAATGTAAGTCCAGGAGTTTTACAGGCACCAGGGAGTTTCAAAGCATGCAGCAAGAGAACTGCCTCATTCTATCTGCCTGCTTTATAAAGCCAAGAGTATAGCAGAGCTCCATTCACCAAGGCTCCAGCTGTGATCACCCTGAGGGCTCTGACACTGCAGTACACATGGCATGGCCATTCAGAGCGGTACCAGCAACAACTGTGTTGAAACAGAACAATTCAGACAAATTTCGAAGCAAGCTGGGAAACAGATCAGCAGTATGTAGCCAGGTTTTCCTGCATGAGCACTTGACAAGGTGGGCTTCTATCTTCCAATGCCGGAAAACAATTCCCTCCAGGATCAGCAGCCAGCCAGGCACAGACATAGGGCAAACAGTCTAGAGAGGCACTCTTCCCTTCTACTACATATGAGCTCTTCTATCCTTAGCAAGGGTAAGAGGCTGTTGCTAGTCAGATGGATAATGAACCTGGGGAAAGGATGGTCCTGACCATGCTTCAGGGAAGAGACGCAGAATCAAAGCAACACAACTTGGTGTTCATACTGGGAACTCACCTCCCCATAGCCACACACCACCACTTGCTTCCCTCCAAACATCACATCTGTGGTCCTCTTTAGGCTGCAGGATAGAAACAGACCTGTGTTGGGATTAGTCAGTCTCAGAGCTTTCCAGACAGAGGCAATGCTCCATGCCGGCTGCTCTAAGTGACAGCCGATCACGTGGCTGGACGCTGCAACATTCGGCTAGGGCACACCGGAGTTGGATTTAAATGCCATGGCAGCCAGAGAAAGACATGAATTAAAGGAAGGCCTCCGCACCCTCAGATCTCCTCAATGGCCAGACATCCTGAAGGATCAGACTCACCCGTCCAAGATGGACTCCCTGCAACAGTATAGGTTATCGAATTTCTGTTTGGTCACAGAGTCATTGACATTCATGGCCGGGACACACAGTTTCCCAGCCTTGGACAACTGGTACAGTCTGCAGGGAGAAAGGACACTTCAGAACCTGTTCCATTAAACACTCTAGAGATCTGTCACAGCAAAGCCAAGGCGAGCCAAATTAATACCATGCCCCACAGAAAGACGGCACCCCTGTAGCCTCCTAGCCTAGCACTAGGGAGTGGAAAGCTGGCTACCCAGAAGGGCAAACTGCCACAGAACATGTAGCTCCACAAGCCGCTCAAGAGAGGTGCaagacagagccagacacacagcagAGGAAGTGATTGACAAATTAAATCATGTAATTAGATACTCAGCCCTTCACAAGCTTCTGTCACTTCCTGGAAGCAATCGGAGCACATGTGTAAACAGTAAGGGTCAGGGAACCCTGAAGGCCTTCCCTCGCATGGCCAGAAAAAGTACACCGACTCACTGACTGCTAGTCCCATCCAGCTGCCATGGAGAACAGCAGCCGCCTGTAGCAAGCAAAAGAGCAGTGACAGAGGTTCGATTCATGGCTGTCCCTGGGTCCGTTACCTGTGCACACCAGTCACACTCTCCTCCACAATGCCGCGGATCTTCTTAAACACGTTGGGATATTTCTTATAAACCCAGTGAGTCAGGTCTCCCCCATCATCCAGGATCTAGGGAACATGAAGAGAAAAGCAAAGGATATTgtgtcctgctgctgccagcaagCCAGGTCACACTCAGCTACACACAAGCCCCTGTAAAACAGGAGATGACTGGAGGATttctgctcctgggttctattcctaggTGTGAGACTTGTCTGGTTCAGGGCATGTACCaggactcagtttcccctccatGAAATAGGGATAACTACTGACCCACCTCACAGGCggaccagaaggctgcttgcataCCACTTCCAATCTTTGACCTGAGCGTCTCTAAATATCGCACATGCTCACTCAGGAGCCAAGAAGTCTGTGCCCAACCCAAAAGGGAACAGTCCTCAGGGCCAGGTTTAGACACTGCTTTGCTAAAGGGCTTGTTTCCTAGGTGAGGGAGGAAGATAAATACCAGTTAGGGAGCAGACTCCAAAAAACAGAGCACCCCATGGACTTCATGCAAATTTCATAGGAACCTCCACATGGCTCTGTGGAGCTGAGCAGCACAGGGACTGGTTTGTTCTCCAGTGTGAGTTAAGTCAGGCTCTTATGGGAGTGGCATATACCCCACTACCTACAATGGGTATCGGCCTCTTGAGAATTCTGCCTACTCACAGACCCTACaagtctcccctcctccagcgaCCCTGGGCTGTCTAGTCACAGGCTCTAAAACACTCGATCTCTGGGAACTCCCCTTCTTGAGTAGCACTCAACCCCGCCCGGCATAGAGGAGAAAAATGCTCCACGGATACACTTACaagccaattccccccagcaccatctctggggggggcagggctgcagaggggaagagcatttcaaaagcagaagtgccgcagggagcacggggcgagcagggggactcagCATTCCCCCACTGGCCCTATGTTCCCTGCTTAGGGGATCTTGTGCATTTCcaaagcagggagcatggggccagtgggggactgcttgagaccCCCGCTAGCTCCGTGCTCCCTGtggcgcttccacctttgaaatgtagcgagAGCCAGCAGGGCTTccgctacatttcaaagacagaggcGCCCTTAGCGACTATTCGGATAGTCAATGCAAATTTCCTCcattatttgattagtcgattCATCTAAATTGGATATCCCTCTTGATACACCGAGGGACTGGTGGCACAAGAGAGCGGCCGGATATTCAGCAAAAATCACAAGGTAATCTAATCTATTTGCCATTAGCAACAGCTCTTGGAAACCTAAGCTGTGTtctgggagggaggacaggcagTGGAACATTGTGCGTGGGCGGAGCACAGGAAAGGCTGGGAAATGCTCCCATTACCATGTTGGCCTGCCAACCATCCATGTTAACACAACGGTCAATACACCACCAGAAATCATCCTCTGACTCCCCCTTCCAGGCAAACACAGCAACACCTAGGGAGGAGAAAAATCCAGTCATTTGCTGCTGCTGTGCGGGAGGGCGCTGAACAAGGCCCGCCGACACCGAGGCCTGGGCTAACACATGTGAGATGGCTCCTACGCTCTTAGACTCCCCCAGCTCTTTAAGCCTACGCTAACAGAAATAGCCAGTGCTGAAAACAGGCGCCTCTGCGCAGAGCTGAACAGCAAGCCTGGTCAAGAGCAAGCCCGTGTTATAACCCACCCCTCCGGCTCTGGGACGACCTTGTCCAGGGGGAATCTAGTTGTGCCCAAGTAGCCCTGGAATGTTCCAGAGGGGGCCGTGAAGTAGCAGTCACAGGCCTCTGGGCGTGCACGGTAGTTACAGGAATACTGGCAGTGCAATTTAAAACCAGCACAAGCTGCATTTCCATCAATCCCCTCCCGCTGCTCACACTGCACTCACCAGCCTCCGCCAAGGCAGCAGCCACCTCGTTCTGCGTG
Coding sequences within:
- the AHCYL1 gene encoding S-adenosylhomocysteine hydrolase-like protein 1 isoform X1; amino-acid sequence: MSLPDPAGGDELKQAKESEAAEKFSFLATVTKAPKKQIQFADDMQEFSRFPTKTGRRSLSRSISQSSTDSYSSAASYTDSSDDEVSPREKQQTNSKGSSNFCVKNIKQAEFGRREIEIAEQDMSALISLRKRAQGEKPLAGAKIVGCTHITAQTAVLIETLCALGAQCRWSACNIYSTQNEVAAALAEAGVAVFAWKGESEDDFWWCIDRCVNMDGWQANMILDDGGDLTHWVYKKYPNVFKKIRGIVEESVTGVHRLYQLSKAGKLCVPAMNVNDSVTKQKFDNLYCCRESILDGLKRTTDVMFGGKQVVVCGYGEVGKGCCAALKALGAIVNITEIDPICALQACMDGFRVVKLNEVVRQVDVVITCTGNKNVVTREHLDRMKNSCIVCNMGHSNTEIDVTSLRTPELTWERVRSQVDHVIWPDGKRVVLLAEGRLLNLSCSTVPTFVLSITATTQALALIELYNAPEGRYKQDVYLLPKKMDEYVASLHLPSFDAHLTELTDDQAKYLGLNKNGPFKPNYYRY
- the AHCYL1 gene encoding S-adenosylhomocysteine hydrolase-like protein 1 isoform X2, which produces MSLPDPAGGDELKQAKESEAAEKFSFLATVTKAPKKQIQFADDMQEFSRFPTKTGRRSLSRSISQSSTDSYSSAASYTDSSDDEVSPREKQQTNSKGSSNFCVKNIKQAEFGRREIEIAEQDMSALISLRKRAQGEKPLAGAKIVGCTHITAQTAVLIETLCALGAQCRWSACNIYSTQNEVAAALAEAGVAVFAWKGESEDDFWWCIDRCVNMDGWQANMILDDGGDLTHWVYKKYPNVFKKIRGIVEESVTGVHRLYQLSKAGKLCVPAMNVNDSVTKQKFDNLYCCRESILDGLKRTTDVMFGGKQVVVCGYGEVGKGCCAALKALGAIVNITEIDPICALQACMDGFRVVKLNEVVRQVDVVITCTGNKNVVTREHLDRMKNSCIVCNMGHSNTEIDVTSLRTPELTWERVRSQVDHVIWPDGKRVVLLAEGRLLNLSCSTVPTFVLSITATTQALALIELYNAPEGRYKQDVYLLPKKMDEYVASLHLPSFDAHLTELTDDQAKYLGLNKNGPFKPNYYR